GCGCCGAACAGCACCCAGGCGAACTGGCCGATGACGGCGGCGTCGGCCCCGGCCGGGTGCAGCACCGATTGCAGCGTGCCCTGCCCCGCGGCCAGCGGCACCTCCGCCGCAGCGTGCATACGGTCCGTCATTTCAACGCTCATTTCAAAGTGCGCAGGTAGGCCGCCATGTGGCGCGCCTCCTGTTCCGACAAGCCCAGCGCCGGCATCGGCGTGCCGGGTTTTAGTGCCGGCGGATCGCGCAGCCAGGCCACCATATTGCCGCCGTTGTTGGGGATGCGCCCGGCGATGTAGCTGAGGCTGCCCATGTGCTCCAGCGAAGGACCGGCGCCGCCGCCCGCCCCCTGCACGCCCGGAATGGCGTGGCAGGCGCCGCACTGGTATTGCGCCATCAGGCGTTTTCCGGTCGCTGCGTCGCCCAACGCCGTGCCCGCCTGGACAGTGGCGGCGCCGCCGGGCGCGGCGTTGCCGGGCTGCGCGCCAGGCTCCTTGCAGGCGGCCAGCAGGAAGGCGCACGCCAGGACAGACGGCAGGACGGCATGGTGCGTGAGGGCGGCGAACGGGCGGCGGACGGCAGA
The genomic region above belongs to Massilia forsythiae and contains:
- a CDS encoding c-type cytochrome; protein product: MPSLTASAVRRPFAALTHHAVLPSVLACAFLLAACKEPGAQPGNAAPGGAATVQAGTALGDAATGKRLMAQYQCGACHAIPGVQGAGGGAGPSLEHMGSLSYIAGRIPNNGGNMVAWLRDPPALKPGTPMPALGLSEQEARHMAAYLRTLK